From Bacillus pumilus, one genomic window encodes:
- a CDS encoding APC family permease produces the protein MNKEQPALKQDIGLFFALSLVIGTIIGSGVFMKPGNVLSYSGSSDIALFAWLLGGILTLAGGLTVAEIGTQIPRTGGLYAYLEEVYGEFWGYLCGWVQIIIYGPAIIGALGLYFGSLLANLFSLSSLWSTTIGIITVLFLCLINIMGTKYGGFVQGLTTIGKLVPIAAIIVFGLWKGNENIFMAVNESIAQMNFGAAILATLFAYDGWILLAALGGEMKNPEKLLPRAMAGGILIVTACYLFINVALLHVLPADQIVQLGENATSTAATMLFGPIGGKIISIGIIISIFGCLNGKVLSFPRVIFAMAERKQIPFANAISRIHPTFKTPWIAVFVQILIAIVFMIVSNPEKLSEVSIFMIYIFYVMAFFAVFKLRKQNSGMERAYSVPLYPLTPIVAIIGSLFVLISTMITDWKSCLISMLIGIAGLPIYYYMKKAQKKAER, from the coding sequence ATGAACAAAGAACAACCAGCGTTAAAACAGGACATCGGCTTATTTTTTGCCCTATCTCTTGTCATCGGGACCATTATCGGGTCCGGCGTCTTTATGAAGCCAGGCAACGTCCTTTCCTATTCAGGAAGCTCAGACATCGCCTTATTTGCTTGGCTGCTAGGTGGAATTTTAACCCTTGCAGGCGGACTGACTGTTGCTGAAATTGGTACACAAATCCCTCGGACTGGCGGATTGTATGCCTATCTTGAAGAAGTGTATGGTGAATTTTGGGGCTACTTATGCGGCTGGGTGCAGATTATCATTTACGGACCTGCCATCATTGGAGCGCTCGGTCTTTATTTTGGTTCATTATTAGCCAATTTATTTTCTCTTTCTTCTTTATGGTCGACAACAATTGGCATTATCACTGTTTTATTTTTATGTTTGATCAATATTATGGGAACGAAATACGGCGGTTTTGTACAAGGGCTGACCACCATCGGAAAGCTTGTCCCGATTGCCGCTATTATTGTGTTTGGCTTATGGAAAGGAAACGAAAATATCTTTATGGCTGTCAACGAGAGTATCGCTCAAATGAACTTCGGTGCAGCGATTTTGGCTACGTTGTTTGCCTATGATGGCTGGATATTGCTTGCAGCACTTGGCGGTGAAATGAAAAACCCAGAGAAGCTGCTTCCTCGTGCAATGGCAGGCGGGATTTTAATCGTCACGGCTTGTTATCTCTTTATTAATGTCGCTCTTTTGCACGTGTTACCAGCAGATCAAATCGTCCAGCTAGGTGAAAATGCGACAAGTACTGCTGCGACAATGCTCTTTGGACCAATCGGCGGTAAGATCATTAGTATCGGAATCATCATTAGTATCTTTGGCTGTTTGAACGGAAAGGTTCTTTCATTCCCACGTGTGATTTTCGCGATGGCTGAACGAAAGCAAATTCCTTTCGCAAACGCGATTTCGCGTATTCACCCTACCTTCAAAACACCTTGGATTGCTGTATTTGTGCAAATTTTGATCGCCATTGTGTTTATGATCGTCAGTAATCCAGAAAAACTGTCAGAGGTTTCGATCTTCATGATCTACATCTTTTATGTCATGGCCTTTTTCGCAGTCTTTAAGCTGAGAAAACAAAATAGCGGAATGGAGCGTGCTTATAGCGTACCACTTTACCCGCTCACACCGATCGTTGCGATTATCGGTTCTTTATTCGTCTTAATCAGCACCATGATCACCGACTGGAAAAGCTGTCTAATCTCCATGCTGATCGGGATTGCTGGACTGCCTATTTATTATTATATGAAAAAAGCACAAAAAAAAGCAGAGCGCTAA
- a CDS encoding ring-cleaving dioxygenase, producing MKINGIHHVSALTANAQKNVDFYRQILGLKLVKKTVNQDDPSMYHLFYGDEVASPGTELTFFEIPMLARRLKGTNAITSTGLLVSSEEALSFWEKRFDETGVQQETASLRGGRPALRFQDPEGQQLFLTVEPNAQEAGSPPVHDDIPAEFAIRGLGPVELTVAEADKTIRVLTDILGFTERAREQSNDGEIVTIFESGNGGAGTEIHVIEKAEGPSERSGRGSVHHVAFRVEDADELEKWYDKISKAGFTNSGVVERFYFKALYFREPNGILFEISTDGPGFTVDEGVDELGDQLALPPFLEHKRAEIEQRLTPIQSS from the coding sequence ATGAAAATCAATGGGATTCACCACGTATCTGCATTAACAGCCAATGCTCAAAAAAATGTTGATTTCTACCGCCAGATTCTTGGCTTAAAACTTGTAAAGAAAACTGTCAATCAGGATGATCCATCTATGTATCATTTGTTTTATGGAGATGAGGTTGCTTCACCGGGTACGGAGCTCACCTTCTTTGAAATTCCAATGCTTGCCCGTCGTTTGAAAGGAACAAACGCCATCACAAGCACAGGCCTTCTCGTTTCTTCTGAGGAAGCACTTTCATTTTGGGAAAAGCGGTTTGATGAGACAGGTGTGCAGCAAGAAACGGCTTCCTTGAGAGGCGGAAGACCTGCCTTGCGTTTTCAAGATCCAGAAGGGCAGCAGCTATTTTTAACAGTAGAACCGAACGCACAAGAAGCGGGCTCACCGCCAGTGCATGACGATATTCCGGCAGAGTTTGCAATTAGAGGTTTGGGTCCAGTTGAATTAACCGTTGCAGAAGCGGACAAAACGATCCGTGTTTTAACAGACATCCTTGGCTTCACTGAAAGAGCGCGTGAACAATCAAATGATGGTGAGATCGTGACCATTTTTGAGTCAGGAAATGGCGGTGCTGGAACAGAAATTCATGTGATCGAAAAAGCTGAAGGACCTTCTGAGCGTTCCGGCAGAGGAAGTGTGCATCACGTAGCTTTTCGCGTGGAAGATGCAGATGAGCTGGAAAAATGGTATGACAAAATATCAAAAGCAGGCTTCACGAACTCTGGTGTTGTGGAACGATTCTACTTTAAAGCCCTTTACTTTAGAGAACCGAATGGTATTTTATTTGAAATTTCAACAGACGGCCCTGGGTTTACAGTCGATGAAGGGGTAGATGAGCTTGGTGATCAATTAGCCCTTCCGCCATTTCTAGAGCACAAACGAGCAGAAATAGAACAAAGATTAACGCCAATTCAGTCATCATAA
- a CDS encoding S1C family serine protease, with amino-acid sequence MTHHKNEKHPSHELQTIEQPQKQKKKPSGWFKPFVSGIVGGTLALGVYILTPYAQHASDNTANNSAAKTEAVSTNDTSAKSSKTTAVQTSHSSSSISSMVEDVSPAIVGITNYQAQSQTDMSFGDFNTPFDESQQNKSSQEEKTGTGSGVIFKQSGSKAYVLTNNHVIEGANKLTVSLHDGKTVEGKLVGADPLTDLAVVEISSNHVTKVAALGDSSSLRAGETVIAIGNPLGEDLSRTVTQGIVSGVDRTVSMNTSAGESSINVIQTDAAINPGNSGGPLLTTNGKVVGITSMKISETGVEGIGFALPINDVKPIADQLLAKGKIERPYIGISMLDLEQVPDVHQKETLGLKNSQLDKGVYVKEIAAGSPAAKAGFKSEDVITAIDGKQIKTGSELRHELYTNTKVGDTVSITLIRNGKEETKKVTLIQSESKQVSS; translated from the coding sequence ATGACACATCACAAAAATGAAAAACACCCTTCTCATGAACTTCAAACAATTGAACAGCCACAAAAACAAAAGAAGAAGCCCAGTGGCTGGTTTAAGCCATTCGTCAGCGGCATTGTGGGTGGTACGCTAGCATTAGGTGTCTACATCCTTACGCCATATGCCCAGCACGCATCAGACAACACAGCAAACAATTCAGCAGCAAAAACAGAAGCTGTATCGACAAATGATACAAGTGCCAAATCGTCAAAAACAACCGCCGTCCAAACATCACATTCATCAAGCAGCATCTCAAGCATGGTCGAAGATGTATCGCCAGCCATTGTCGGCATTACAAACTATCAAGCGCAAAGTCAAACAGACATGAGCTTTGGCGATTTCAATACACCTTTTGATGAGTCACAGCAAAATAAAAGCAGTCAAGAGGAAAAAACAGGTACAGGCTCAGGAGTGATTTTCAAACAATCCGGAAGTAAAGCCTATGTCTTAACAAACAACCACGTCATTGAAGGGGCAAATAAACTAACGGTCTCCTTGCACGATGGCAAAACCGTTGAAGGTAAATTAGTCGGAGCTGACCCGCTGACTGACCTAGCAGTTGTAGAAATTAGCAGCAATCATGTAACGAAGGTCGCAGCATTAGGCGATTCCTCCTCGCTGCGTGCTGGGGAAACCGTCATCGCAATTGGAAACCCGCTTGGTGAAGATCTATCAAGAACCGTGACACAAGGAATTGTCAGCGGTGTCGACCGAACAGTCTCTATGAACACATCAGCAGGCGAAAGCAGCATTAATGTCATTCAAACAGATGCAGCTATTAACCCAGGAAACAGCGGCGGCCCACTTCTTACGACAAATGGAAAGGTTGTGGGGATCACGAGTATGAAAATTTCTGAAACAGGTGTTGAAGGCATTGGATTCGCGCTTCCAATCAATGATGTCAAACCAATCGCCGATCAGCTTCTCGCAAAAGGAAAGATTGAGCGTCCATATATCGGCATCAGCATGCTGGATCTCGAACAAGTCCCGGACGTGCATCAGAAAGAAACACTCGGGCTCAAAAATAGTCAGCTCGATAAAGGTGTGTACGTCAAAGAAATCGCCGCAGGCTCACCTGCTGCTAAAGCTGGCTTTAAGTCAGAGGATGTCATTACCGCCATCGATGGGAAACAAATCAAAACCGGAAGTGAATTACGTCATGAGCTATACACGAATACAAAAGTAGGAGACACCGTGAGCATCACACTCATTCGAAACGGAAAAGAAGAAACAAAGAAGGTTACATTAATACAATCTGAATCTAAGCAGGTAAGTTCCTAA
- the proG gene encoding pyrroline-5-carboxylate reductase ProG has product METIGMIGYGSMADMMVQKWLEKEVLNAHQIMIHTRSETDRLHQLKDKHQEINICSLDELSALCDVLFVCVPPLVVLDVLDQLPSAAKSVHIVSVAAAVTLDKLSKHTTQPVSRYIPTLTSAVGTGVSLVAHGETAGQEEKARLHRLLSAFSIVREVEEDRFDAASNLTSSSPGFIAALFEEMARAAVRNSELSLEEAYEFLTYALLGTGQVLVERGLTFAETVDRVATKGGITGEGAEVIQKQAPQMFDDLFTQTMKKYEQLKSQINEADKHH; this is encoded by the coding sequence GTGGAGACAATTGGAATGATTGGATATGGAAGCATGGCTGATATGATGGTGCAAAAATGGCTGGAAAAAGAGGTACTCAATGCCCATCAAATCATGATCCATACAAGAAGTGAAACGGACCGCCTGCATCAGCTCAAAGACAAGCATCAAGAAATAAATATCTGCTCATTAGACGAACTTTCTGCCTTATGTGATGTACTTTTTGTCTGCGTGCCGCCGCTTGTTGTACTTGATGTGCTCGATCAACTGCCTTCAGCAGCCAAATCGGTACATATTGTGTCAGTAGCCGCGGCTGTGACGTTAGACAAGTTATCAAAGCATACGACTCAACCAGTTTCGAGATACATCCCAACGCTCACGTCAGCTGTTGGAACGGGCGTATCCCTCGTTGCGCATGGTGAAACCGCAGGTCAGGAAGAAAAGGCGCGTTTGCACCGTCTCCTTTCAGCTTTTAGCATCGTCCGTGAAGTAGAGGAAGACCGGTTTGATGCGGCGAGTAATTTGACGAGCTCTTCTCCTGGTTTTATCGCTGCTCTTTTTGAAGAAATGGCGAGAGCTGCTGTGAGAAATAGTGAGCTTTCCTTAGAGGAAGCGTATGAATTTTTAACGTATGCCCTCTTAGGCACAGGTCAAGTCCTTGTAGAACGCGGCCTCACCTTTGCTGAAACCGTCGATAGAGTGGCGACAAAAGGGGGCATTACAGGTGAAGGTGCTGAGGTCATTCAAAAGCAGGCACCTCAGATGTTTGATGATCTATTTACACAAACCATGAAGAAATATGAACAGCTGAAATCACAGATTAACGAAGCTGACAAACACCACTAA
- a CDS encoding M55 family metallopeptidase, whose amino-acid sequence MKLYVSVDMEGITGLADHTFVDARQHNYERGRKIMTGEVNACVEALLQHGATDILVNDSHSKMNNLLIEELHEEAALISGDVKPYSMVQGLDQTYDAAVFLGYHARASMKGVMSHSMIFGVRHFYINDHPIGEMGFNAYVAGYYGVPVILVCGDDQAALEAEKLMPGVKTVAVKETISRSAVKCFTPAKVNQQISQQVEAAMKQIHHIKPLTPPDQPLLKIEFANYGQAEWANLMPGTAIIEGTTTVTYQAENILEAYQAMLVMTELAARTTFC is encoded by the coding sequence ATGAAGCTCTATGTATCTGTCGATATGGAGGGGATTACTGGTCTAGCTGATCATACATTTGTCGATGCCCGTCAGCACAATTATGAACGGGGCAGAAAGATCATGACGGGTGAAGTGAATGCCTGTGTAGAGGCACTTCTTCAGCATGGCGCAACCGATATTTTGGTCAATGACAGTCATTCTAAAATGAATAATCTGTTGATCGAAGAGCTGCATGAAGAGGCTGCTCTTATATCTGGTGACGTCAAGCCTTATTCCATGGTGCAAGGATTAGATCAAACCTATGACGCTGCTGTTTTTTTAGGCTATCATGCGAGGGCATCTATGAAAGGCGTGATGTCTCACAGTATGATTTTTGGTGTCAGACATTTTTACATAAATGATCACCCAATTGGTGAAATGGGCTTTAATGCGTATGTTGCAGGCTACTATGGTGTGCCGGTGATTCTTGTTTGCGGAGATGATCAAGCAGCACTTGAAGCGGAAAAGCTGATGCCTGGTGTGAAAACAGTAGCAGTGAAAGAGACCATATCAAGGTCTGCTGTGAAATGTTTCACGCCTGCCAAAGTCAATCAACAAATCTCGCAGCAAGTGGAAGCCGCAATGAAACAGATTCATCACATCAAGCCGCTGACGCCTCCTGATCAGCCGCTGCTGAAGATTGAGTTTGCCAATTATGGACAAGCTGAATGGGCGAATTTAATGCCGGGTACTGCCATCATAGAAGGAACAACAACGGTGACGTATCAAGCAGAGAATATATTAGAAGCCTACCAAGCGATGCTTGTCATGACAGAGCTTGCCGCACGTACAACATTTTGTTAA
- a CDS encoding ABC transporter permease — MTSFLLKRFIAMIATILTITTLTFILMKVIPGSPFNEERNTNETVQRNLESYYHLDEPLYVQYVIYLKSIVTFDFGPSIKKPSESVNDLLARGFPVSLELGLISILIAVISGILLGVMAALRHNGLIDYIAMTIAVFGISIPNFIFATLLIQQLAVNLKLFPTAMWTSPMHMVLPTIALAVGPMAIIARLTRSSMIEVLSQDYIRTAKAKGLSPFKIVFKHALRNALLPVVTILGTLVASILTGSFVIEKIFAIPGMGKYFVESINNRDYPVIMGTTVFYSIILITLLFIVDVAYRLLDPRIQLHQKGGKA; from the coding sequence ATGACCAGCTTTTTGCTCAAGCGTTTTATTGCGATGATTGCCACGATTTTAACGATTACGACTTTAACGTTTATTTTAATGAAGGTCATCCCAGGATCGCCCTTCAATGAAGAACGAAATACAAACGAAACCGTCCAGCGAAACCTCGAAAGCTACTATCACTTAGATGAACCACTGTATGTTCAATATGTCATCTATTTAAAATCCATCGTTACCTTTGATTTTGGTCCTTCCATTAAAAAGCCTTCAGAAAGTGTCAATGATCTATTGGCAAGAGGCTTCCCAGTCTCATTAGAACTTGGTCTTATCTCAATATTGATTGCTGTCATCTCCGGCATCCTGCTCGGGGTCATGGCTGCCCTCCGGCATAATGGCTTGATTGATTATATCGCCATGACCATTGCTGTTTTCGGTATATCCATTCCAAACTTTATCTTTGCTACCTTATTAATTCAGCAGCTTGCTGTGAATTTGAAACTCTTTCCTACAGCGATGTGGACAAGTCCGATGCATATGGTGCTGCCAACCATCGCTCTTGCTGTCGGTCCAATGGCTATTATTGCCCGTTTAACAAGATCGAGCATGATTGAAGTGCTGTCTCAGGACTATATTCGCACCGCCAAGGCAAAAGGACTTTCTCCCTTTAAAATTGTATTTAAACATGCGCTTCGGAATGCGCTTTTGCCTGTTGTGACCATTCTTGGGACACTTGTCGCAAGCATTTTAACTGGAAGTTTTGTCATTGAAAAAATATTTGCGATTCCTGGAATGGGAAAATACTTTGTCGAGAGTATTAACAACCGTGATTATCCTGTCATCATGGGGACTACTGTTTTTTACAGCATTATTTTAATCACACTTCTTTTCATTGTCGATGTGGCGTATCGCCTGCTTGATCCAAGGATTCAGCTGCATCAGAAAGGAGGAAAGGCATGA
- a CDS encoding ABC transporter permease — MSIHLQQDQPNPHHEVPDEWFSPREQKKTEAHAIKRPSLSYWADTWRRLKQNKLAMFSLSVLIFLFIMALLGPLLAPNSVTEQRLSMQNLPPSAAHWFGTDELGRDVFTRTWYGARISLFVGVMAALIDFAIGVIYGGIAGYKGGRYDHVMMRIVEVLYGLPYLLVVILLMVLMGPGLVTIIVALTVTGWIGMARIVRGQVLQLKSQEYVLASKTFGAKSLRIIRRNLLPNTMGPIIVQMTLTVPTAIFAEAFLSFLGLGIQAPFASWGVMANDALPTVLSDNGHWWRLFFPAFFISLTMFCFNNLGDGLQDALDPKMKR, encoded by the coding sequence ATGAGTATACACCTACAGCAGGATCAACCGAATCCGCATCATGAAGTGCCAGACGAATGGTTTTCTCCGAGAGAGCAAAAGAAAACGGAGGCCCATGCCATTAAAAGACCCTCTCTTTCGTATTGGGCAGACACGTGGAGACGGCTGAAGCAAAATAAGCTTGCGATGTTTAGTCTATCGGTACTGATTTTTCTTTTTATCATGGCGCTATTAGGCCCATTGCTTGCGCCTAATAGTGTGACAGAGCAACGTCTTTCGATGCAAAATCTGCCTCCATCAGCTGCTCACTGGTTCGGAACGGATGAGCTTGGACGAGATGTGTTTACGCGTACATGGTACGGGGCGCGTATTTCGTTATTCGTAGGCGTCATGGCAGCCCTTATTGATTTTGCCATCGGCGTGATTTATGGAGGGATTGCCGGTTATAAGGGCGGGAGATATGACCATGTCATGATGCGAATTGTCGAGGTGCTCTACGGTCTTCCTTATTTACTCGTTGTCATTTTATTAATGGTCCTGATGGGGCCAGGGCTTGTCACCATTATTGTAGCGCTCACTGTCACCGGATGGATTGGAATGGCAAGAATCGTAAGAGGTCAAGTTCTTCAGCTGAAAAGCCAGGAATATGTCCTTGCCTCAAAAACCTTTGGTGCAAAGAGCCTGCGTATCATTCGCCGCAACCTGCTGCCGAATACGATGGGGCCGATTATCGTTCAGATGACCTTGACTGTGCCGACCGCGATATTTGCTGAAGCGTTCTTAAGCTTTCTTGGTTTAGGCATTCAAGCACCGTTTGCAAGCTGGGGCGTGATGGCCAATGATGCGCTGCCGACAGTACTGTCAGATAACGGACATTGGTGGCGTTTATTTTTCCCTGCGTTTTTTATTTCACTCACGATGTTTTGCTTTAACAATTTAGGTGATGGCTTGCAAGATGCGCTTGATCCAAAGATGAAGAGGTGA
- a CDS encoding ABC transporter ATP-binding protein, protein MKKVLQIIDLHVSFRTYGGSVRAVRGVNVDVYEKETLAIVGESGCGKSVTSQSIMRLLPAYSAHVDQGEIWFEDRNLLSLSEKEMRAIRGVDISMIFQDPMTALNPTLTIGDQLMEAAKEHQKLTKKEVKEAAIRMLDLVGIPQPKERLKQYPHQFSGGMRQRLMIAMALICEPKVLIADEPTTALDVTIQAQILELFKEIQRKTGVTIILITHDLGVVAQVADRVAVMYGGKMVEVGTRRDIFYSPQHPYTKGLLQSVPRLDMKDELIPIEGSPPDLFAPPKGCPYTDRCPAAMKVCDHIMPHETQRSPTHTVHCWLQDERANQTVLSSTQRGSF, encoded by the coding sequence TTGAAAAAAGTTCTACAAATCATCGATCTGCACGTCAGCTTTCGGACATATGGCGGCTCAGTTCGAGCGGTACGCGGAGTGAATGTGGATGTATATGAAAAAGAAACCCTTGCCATTGTGGGAGAATCAGGCTGCGGGAAAAGTGTGACTTCACAAAGCATTATGAGGCTGCTGCCAGCTTACAGCGCTCATGTCGATCAGGGAGAAATCTGGTTTGAAGACCGCAATTTGCTGTCATTATCTGAAAAAGAAATGCGCGCCATACGAGGTGTCGATATCTCGATGATCTTTCAAGATCCAATGACCGCACTGAACCCAACCTTGACAATAGGGGACCAGCTCATGGAGGCGGCAAAGGAGCATCAAAAGCTGACGAAAAAAGAAGTGAAAGAAGCCGCCATTCGGATGCTTGATTTGGTCGGCATTCCGCAGCCGAAGGAAAGGTTAAAGCAATACCCTCACCAGTTCAGCGGGGGAATGAGGCAGCGGCTCATGATTGCCATGGCACTGATTTGCGAGCCCAAAGTGCTGATTGCAGATGAACCGACGACCGCGCTGGATGTGACCATACAGGCACAAATATTAGAGCTGTTTAAAGAGATTCAGAGAAAAACAGGTGTCACCATTATTTTAATCACACATGATTTAGGGGTCGTAGCCCAAGTCGCAGACCGAGTGGCGGTCATGTACGGGGGGAAAATGGTGGAGGTCGGAACGAGGCGAGATATTTTTTACAGTCCGCAGCATCCTTATACAAAAGGACTTCTACAATCCGTTCCAAGACTTGATATGAAAGATGAACTCATTCCAATTGAAGGAAGCCCGCCTGATTTATTTGCTCCGCCAAAGGGCTGTCCGTATACAGATCGCTGTCCGGCCGCCATGAAGGTGTGTGATCATATCATGCCGCATGAAACGCAGCGGTCACCTACCCATACAGTGCATTGCTGGCTCCAAGATGAGCGAGCGAATCAAACGGTTTTATCTTCAACACAAAGGGGGAGTTTTTGA
- a CDS encoding peptide ABC transporter substrate-binding protein, with protein sequence MRKKGWIISVCLFTIMLLAGCTANEQAGKGSSSNKGEKKVLTLNNENEPTSFDPPIGFNNVSWQGLNNLMEGLTRLNEKHEPSPAMAEKWEISEDGKTYTFHLRDGIKWSNGDPVKASDFEYAWKRLLDPKTGSSASFLAYMIEGGEAFNSGKGKKEDVKVSAVNDKTLKVTLAYPQKSFLNMTANPAFFPVNEQVAKKDPNWAKDAKTFVGNGPFKLTEWKHDESFTMEKSETYWDKKTVKLDQVKWLMISDRNTDYQMYQSGDLDTAFVPAEQSENLLKNKDVQIEDQAGLFFYRLNVNIEPFQNKNIRKAFQMAINPQDIVDYVTKNEEKPARAFVSPGILDSKGEDFREAGGDLVKNDKSEAAKLLEKGLKEENYSKLPAVTLTYSTKPENKKKAEAIQQQLKEALGVDVKLANMEANVFAEDQKALKFQFSQSSFLADYADPINFLESFQTGNAMNRTGWSNDTYDQLIKKASQEADEQKRNSFLHDAEALLIEEAPIIPIHFYNQVHLQKEGVKGIVRHPVGYIDLKWAQVDGE encoded by the coding sequence ATGAGAAAAAAAGGGTGGATCATCAGTGTATGTTTGTTCACGATCATGCTGCTCGCAGGATGTACAGCCAATGAGCAAGCAGGGAAAGGATCATCAAGCAATAAAGGTGAAAAGAAAGTGTTAACCTTAAATAACGAAAATGAACCGACGTCGTTTGATCCGCCGATTGGTTTTAATAATGTATCGTGGCAAGGACTCAATAACTTAATGGAGGGATTAACAAGACTGAATGAAAAACACGAACCATCTCCTGCAATGGCGGAAAAATGGGAGATATCAGAGGATGGAAAAACGTACACGTTTCATTTAAGAGATGGCATCAAGTGGTCAAATGGTGATCCAGTGAAAGCGAGTGATTTTGAATATGCGTGGAAGCGGCTGCTTGATCCGAAAACAGGCTCTTCTGCATCGTTCTTAGCGTACATGATTGAAGGCGGAGAGGCATTTAACAGTGGAAAAGGCAAGAAAGAAGACGTGAAAGTCAGCGCTGTAAATGACAAAACGCTTAAGGTCACACTGGCTTATCCGCAGAAATCGTTCTTAAATATGACCGCAAACCCTGCCTTTTTCCCAGTCAATGAACAGGTAGCTAAGAAGGACCCAAATTGGGCAAAAGACGCCAAAACCTTTGTCGGAAATGGACCGTTCAAGCTGACAGAGTGGAAGCATGATGAGAGCTTCACAATGGAAAAAAGTGAGACGTATTGGGACAAAAAAACAGTCAAGCTGGATCAAGTGAAGTGGCTGATGATCAGTGATCGAAACACAGACTATCAAATGTATCAATCAGGAGATTTAGATACTGCCTTTGTTCCAGCAGAGCAAAGTGAAAATCTGCTGAAAAATAAAGATGTACAAATTGAAGACCAGGCTGGATTGTTCTTTTATCGTCTGAATGTGAACATAGAACCATTTCAAAATAAGAACATTCGCAAAGCTTTTCAAATGGCGATCAACCCGCAAGATATTGTGGATTATGTGACGAAAAATGAAGAGAAGCCAGCACGCGCTTTCGTCTCGCCAGGCATCCTAGATTCAAAGGGTGAGGATTTCAGAGAAGCTGGCGGGGATCTTGTGAAGAATGATAAGAGTGAAGCTGCGAAGCTATTAGAAAAAGGGCTGAAAGAAGAGAACTATTCGAAACTGCCAGCCGTCACATTAACATATAGTACAAAGCCTGAGAACAAGAAAAAAGCGGAAGCCATCCAGCAGCAGCTGAAAGAAGCGTTAGGTGTAGATGTGAAGCTTGCAAACATGGAAGCCAATGTATTTGCAGAAGATCAAAAGGCGCTGAAATTCCAATTCTCACAAAGTTCATTTTTAGCAGACTATGCAGATCCGATCAACTTCCTAGAGAGCTTCCAAACAGGGAATGCCATGAACCGGACAGGATGGTCTAATGATACCTATGATCAGCTGATCAAAAAAGCGAGCCAGGAAGCAGACGAACAAAAGAGAAACAGCTTCCTTCATGATGCAGAGGCACTTCTCATTGAAGAAGCACCGATCATTCCGATTCATTTTTATAACCAAGTCCATTTACAAAAAGAAGGCGTGAAGGGAATTGTCCGCCACCCCGTTGGGTATATCGATTTGAAATGGGCACAGGTAGATGGAGAGTGA
- a CDS encoding S66 peptidase family protein: protein MSQLPVALQTGDTVGIIAPASPPDELKLAKGIAFLESLGLKVKKGKYIDCRYGYLAGYDHERVEDLHRMFQDPEVKAVICACGGYGTGRLAEVIDYDLIRRNPKIFWGYSDITFLHTAIQQQTGLVTFHGPMLSSDVGLEEVHPYTKDTFLQLFAPKAFTYAHHLSPLHTFYPGTASGEIVGGNLALIVTTLGTPFEIDTKGKLLFIEDIDEEPYKIDRMMQHLTSAGKLDDAAGFIIGDFHQCEPKKKDQSLTLNQVWGTYIVPQKKPALGGFRIGHSSPNFAIPMGTQAALDATGKKLHISPGVAAKEAIK from the coding sequence ATGAGCCAGCTGCCAGTGGCACTTCAAACAGGGGATACGGTGGGGATTATTGCACCAGCAAGCCCGCCTGATGAGCTGAAATTAGCAAAAGGGATTGCCTTTTTAGAAAGCCTCGGGCTAAAGGTGAAAAAAGGAAAGTATATCGACTGCCGGTATGGGTATTTAGCAGGCTATGATCATGAAAGAGTGGAGGATCTTCATCGCATGTTTCAAGATCCAGAAGTGAAGGCGGTTATTTGTGCTTGCGGAGGATATGGGACTGGAAGACTTGCGGAAGTCATTGACTATGACCTGATTCGCCGGAATCCAAAAATCTTTTGGGGCTATAGTGATATTACGTTTTTACATACGGCCATCCAGCAGCAGACTGGTCTTGTGACCTTTCATGGTCCAATGCTTTCCTCTGATGTGGGACTTGAGGAGGTTCATCCTTATACGAAAGATACCTTTTTACAGCTGTTTGCACCGAAAGCCTTTACGTATGCGCACCACTTGTCACCCCTTCATACTTTCTATCCGGGCACCGCTTCAGGTGAGATTGTAGGAGGAAATCTTGCCCTCATCGTGACAACACTTGGTACACCTTTTGAAATCGATACGAAGGGAAAGCTTTTGTTCATTGAAGATATTGACGAAGAGCCCTATAAAATTGATCGAATGATGCAGCACCTCACATCTGCTGGGAAATTGGATGATGCGGCTGGATTCATCATTGGAGATTTTCATCAATGTGAGCCAAAAAAGAAAGATCAGTCCCTTACATTGAATCAAGTATGGGGCACCTATATTGTCCCGCAAAAGAAACCTGCACTTGGGGGCTTCCGGATCGGTCATTCTTCGCCGAACTTTGCTATTCCAATGGGCACGCAGGCTGCATTAGATGCGACAGGAAAAAAACTGCACATTTCTCCAGGCGTTGCAGCGAAAGAGGCGATCAAATGA